From the Aspergillus puulaauensis MK2 DNA, chromosome 1, nearly complete sequence genome, the window ATGGATTGGACAGCCTTGTTCTGGGGTAATCAGGCGTGCCTGACGACCGAGAAACTGGAGTATTTCCTGTTTTGTGATGGAATATGGAATCTATATCCGGGTAAGTCAAGGTTAAAACGATATTACGAAGGCTCTTACGTTCGAAATCTTAACGACACCAAAAGAGGGAGGCTCTCTGTTGTCAACAAGACTACCAATTGGCATTTCACGCGGGTTGGTAGTTTTGTCAACGCTCTCCCTATATGCGGCAATGGCTTGAGCGCTCACAGAAGGTTCCTGGATCTCAAGTTTGTTCAGTTGCTGCAACAGCGAAGAAGTAGCACGGCGAGTCATTGGAGATACAATATCGGTCTGCCGGGGTTGGTAGGGAAGCTGAGCAATGATTGGAGGTTGAGAGTAGGCAAGTGAGCCATAGGGATGTCTGCTGGGTCTAGGAAGGACCTGGCTTGACATGTTCAAAGATTGGAGAGTAAGGGCCTGGGAAGCAGTAGAAATGTTGTCGTTTGAATGAGGAGTGTTACTGTTTAGAAACGCCAATCTCTCCTGGACCCTCTGGCTGGGGTTATCAGGTACGAACTCCGGCGAGTAGGGATTCATGAGGACTCAGGAGAGCCCAGAGAGGGGGGTAATGAAGTGATGAAGCGCGGAGATagaaggagagggcgaagttgaggaaggggagaagaATGGATCTATGGATCTAAAGTGAGAGAAACACTTGAGGACTGCCTGATGATCTTACATGCCGAGACAGTGATTAGTCGGCGAGATCCTCCCTAGAAGAGTGAATTATAATTGAGGGGTTAGGTGCTTAAAcaattatatttctattttGCGTGAACTGAGGTACTAGAAAGAGTTGAAGGGCAATCACTGCCATCACAAACTAGTCTgaagatattaaaaagatGCACTGTAACCTTACTACCTATAACATGGTAGATCTGAACAGATAGTCAGATCATAGACTTCAAAGGAAATCCATTTTTCAATTAATTATCTTGACtaagataataaagaagGAGCGGCAGTCATGGACCTACTCTGTATAAAGAACAAGCCCTATTTAACGGGTCCCGGTTAGGTGGGCCATGACCGAATACATACACGTTTATGGAGAGCATGCAGTTTTAATTCAAGAACCAAGCACAAGAAATAGTACAGAGTCAGATTATGTTTCGGTAGCTTATAGTTTTATGTCTCTGTAAGAGCACGTACTTAAGTGGTTGGAGCCAGCTCCAAAGaatctaattttaatctGTATCGATTGACAAAGTTTGATCTCTGAAGGAAAATCTCacaaggatgatgagcaAGTGGAACGGGCTCCCGAGATATTGCAAAAAGCACACGGTGGGTACAGTGTATAGAACGTAAAACATGGTTTAGTCAAAATATTGTAAACTAGTCGGATAATTAACTGAGTATGGAATCTGAATCCCAGCGAAGTACTCGCTCTCGTTAATGTTTATGATATTTATTTGAAGAAGCCTCAAGCCCGAGGATGTACGCGAATTAACAATGCTTTAGCCAGCAGAATAAACCCAAATCATCCCGACAGGTTGTACGTCTACCTATGCGGAGTACCTTGAGGACCCGGATGCTGATAGTTTGGTGTATCATAACTTTGGAATGACCTAGTCAAACTGCACCGTTATAGTTAGAACGCGGATGCCTTTTGGCGAAGTTGATTCAAAGCACCTACCGGTGTCAAGAAAGATTCAGCAACGAATCGAGCGCGCGCATTCAACTGCGAAGTATTAGCACGGAGTTTAAGAGATATAAAGGCGGAAGACGAGAGAACGTACGAAAAGCTTCATCTCAGAAATCTCCTTATCGACCTCCTCCATGAACTGAAGGATGAAGTCAACCAATTTGTGCTTCAGCATTGCTTCCGTGTGGAAGTTTGTAATGAGGAAAGAGATGTCGTAGCCCTGCTCATTCGTTAGTTTCCATGGACTCTTAACTAGGACTATAATACTCATACCTTCACAGGCTTTCTCCGCAGTATAAAGAAGGACTCAGCACGTTGGGTTAGGAAACGGCCGAATTTGTGCACAAGAACTGGATGAAGGTTAGCATACGTATGACTTCTTGATGCCAGCGCAAGCTTACTGTGTTCGATTTCATCCGCCTGTTTTATCCGGATGCTAACGCGCACACTGTTCACGCTAGGTTCGATTAAGActttctcgttctcgtttCGTGAAACTGTCAAAGGGTTAAGGAGAAGTTCGGGGGAGCTCGCGGCCTCGATTTCGGGGACATTATGTCGCTCGGAGGTTTGGGACGCGAAGTTGGAGATTGCAAGGGCGGCGGTCAGCGAGGACCGAACGCATTGGAGATAAGGACGCAGTGATTGAGACTTTAATCATTAGATAGAAAGCTAGGAGCGCTTGGTTCATTCATTACCTACCATAATGAGGGGTGACGTATAATGCCGCTATCGGGGGGCTGGTGGGTTCAAGGAGCGAGCAAGCGGGCGTCGAATTCACCACTGTTTGCTTGGACAGAATTATAATCCCACAAGTCCAGCTTCTAGGACATCAATGCGACCGT encodes:
- the ARC19 gene encoding actin-related protein 2/3 complex subunit 4 family protein (BUSCO:EOG09265CCT;~COG:Z;~EggNog:ENOG410PFJR;~InterPro:IPR034666,IPR008384;~PFAM:PF05856;~go_component: GO:0005885 - Arp2/3 protein complex [Evidence IEA];~go_component: GO:0015629 - actin cytoskeleton [Evidence IEA];~go_process: GO:0030041 - actin filament polymerization [Evidence IEA];~go_process: GO:0030833 - regulation of actin filament polymerization [Evidence IEA];~go_process: GO:0034314 - Arp2/3 complex-mediated actin nucleation [Evidence IEA]), with translation MSQSLRPYLQCVRSSLTAALAISNFASQTSERHNVPEIEAASSPELLLNPLTVSRNENEKVLIEPSVNSVRVSIRIKQADEIEHILVHKFGRFLTQRAESFFILRRKPVKGYDISFLITNFHTEAMLKHKLVDFILQFMEEVDKEISEMKLFLNARARFVAESFLTPFD